One genomic segment of Primulina tabacum isolate GXHZ01 chromosome 9, ASM2559414v2, whole genome shotgun sequence includes these proteins:
- the LOC142556164 gene encoding nucleobase-ascorbate transporter 6-like isoform X2, with product MLGTTVIIPTALVPQMGGGNGEKAQVIQTLLFVAGLNTLLQTWFGTRLPVVIGGSYTFVSPTISIILSGRWSDPDPISKFKKIMRATQGAFIVASTIQIVLGFSGLWRNVTRFLSPLSAVPLVALAGFGLYELGFPGVANCVEIGLPQLIILVIFSQYLVHFIRPGKNIFDRFAVIFSVTIVWIYAHLLTVGGAYNGKPPKTQTSCRTDRAGLIAAAPWIRVPYPFQWGAPSFDAGEVFAMMMAAFVALVESTGGFIAVSRYASATPLPPSILSRGVGWQGVAILLSGLFGTANGSSVSIENAGLLALTRVGSRRVVQISAGFMLFFSVLGKFGAVFASIPAPIVAALYCLFFAYVGSAGLSFLQFCNLNSFRTKFILGFSIFLGLSIPQYFNEHTAIEGFGPVNTTARWFNDMVNVPFSSKAFVAGIVAYFLDKTLHRKDGQIRKDRGKHWWDRFRSFKTDNRSEEFYSLPFNLNKYFPSV from the exons atgctCGGTACAACCGTCATCATCCCCACTGCCCTGGTTCCTCAAATGGGAGGAGGAAAT GGTGAGAAAGCACAAGTTATCCAGACTCTTCTTTTCGTTGCCGGATTGAATACTCTGTTACAGACATGGTTTGGAACCAGATTACCTGTTGTAATTGGAGGATCATACACCTTCGTCTCACCCACAATTTCCATAATCCTGTCTGGAAGATGGAGTGATCCAGATCCTATTTCG AAGTTCAAGAAGATAATGCGTGCCACCCAGGGTGCATTTATTGTTGCCTCCACCATTCAGATAGTCCTTGGTTTCAGTGGTCTTTGGCGAAATGTTACAAG GTTTCTGAGTCCACTTTCTGCTGTTCCATTGGTGGCTCTTGCCGGTTTTGGACTCTACGAGCTTGGATTCCCTGGG GTTGCCAACTGTGTTGAGATCGGGTTACCACAACTCATCATTTTGGTTATCTTTTCTCAG TACTTGGTCCATTTCATACGTCCAGGAAAGAATATTTTTGATCGCTTTGCAGTGATATTCTCGGTCACAATTGTGTGGATATATGCACACCTGCTTACTGTGGGTGGGGCCTATAATGGAAAGCCACCGAAGACCCAAACGAGCTGCAGAACTGATCGTGCTGGACTTATTGCTGCTGCTCCATG GATTAGAGTTCCATATCCCTTTCAGTGGGGAGCGCCTTCGTTTGATGCTGGTGAAGTATTTGCAATGATGATGGCTGCATTTGTTGCCCTTGTAGAG TCCACTGGTGGATTCATTGCTGTGTCCAGATATGCAAGTGCAACCCCTTTGCCACCATCAATTCTTAGCCGTGGTGTAGGCTGGCAG GGTGTTGCAATCTTGTTGTCCGGTTTGTTTGGAACTGCAAATGGATCTTCTGTATCCAT TGAGAATGCTGGTCTATTAGCATTGACACGTGTTGGAAGCCGAAGAGTAGTGCAAATATCTGCTGGATTCATGCTTTTCTTTTCTGTACTCG GGAAATTTGGAGCTGTCTTTGCTTCAATACCGGCACCTATTGTCGCTGCCTTGTACTGTCTCTTCTTTGCATATGTTG GTTCGGCCGGTCTAAGCTTTCTTCAGTTCTGCAACCTCAACAGTTTCCGGACAAAATTTATCTTAGGCTTTTCTATTTTTCTGGGCTTGTCTATCCCCCAATATTTCAACGAGCACACCGCTATCGAAGGATTTGGACCCGTCAACACGACAGCCAGATGG TTCAACGACATGGTAAATGTCCCCTTCTCATCAAAAGCTTTCGTAGCTGGCATAGTCGCGTATTTCTTGGACAAGACGTTGCACAGAAAGGATGGTCAGATAAGGAAAGATCGAGGCAAACATTGGTGGGACAGGTTCCGGTCCTTTAAGACTGATAACAGAAGCGAGGAATTCTATTCACTACCTTTCAATCTCAACAAATATTTCCCTTCTGTGTAA
- the LOC142556164 gene encoding nucleobase-ascorbate transporter 6-like isoform X1: protein MAVGAAPKSDEPAPHPPKDQLPNVSYCITSPPPWPEAILLGFQHYLVMLGTTVIIPTALVPQMGGGNGEKAQVIQTLLFVAGLNTLLQTWFGTRLPVVIGGSYTFVSPTISIILSGRWSDPDPISKFKKIMRATQGAFIVASTIQIVLGFSGLWRNVTRFLSPLSAVPLVALAGFGLYELGFPGVANCVEIGLPQLIILVIFSQYLVHFIRPGKNIFDRFAVIFSVTIVWIYAHLLTVGGAYNGKPPKTQTSCRTDRAGLIAAAPWIRVPYPFQWGAPSFDAGEVFAMMMAAFVALVESTGGFIAVSRYASATPLPPSILSRGVGWQGVAILLSGLFGTANGSSVSIENAGLLALTRVGSRRVVQISAGFMLFFSVLGKFGAVFASIPAPIVAALYCLFFAYVGSAGLSFLQFCNLNSFRTKFILGFSIFLGLSIPQYFNEHTAIEGFGPVNTTARWFNDMVNVPFSSKAFVAGIVAYFLDKTLHRKDGQIRKDRGKHWWDRFRSFKTDNRSEEFYSLPFNLNKYFPSV, encoded by the exons ATGGCTGTGGGAGCAGCACCGAAGTCAGATGAGCCAGCGCCACACCCACCAAAGGATCAGCTTCCAAATGTTTCTTATTGCATTACCAGTCCGCCTCCTTGGC CTGAGGCTATTCTTCTTGGATTTcaacattatcttgtgatgctCGGTACAACCGTCATCATCCCCACTGCCCTGGTTCCTCAAATGGGAGGAGGAAAT GGTGAGAAAGCACAAGTTATCCAGACTCTTCTTTTCGTTGCCGGATTGAATACTCTGTTACAGACATGGTTTGGAACCAGATTACCTGTTGTAATTGGAGGATCATACACCTTCGTCTCACCCACAATTTCCATAATCCTGTCTGGAAGATGGAGTGATCCAGATCCTATTTCG AAGTTCAAGAAGATAATGCGTGCCACCCAGGGTGCATTTATTGTTGCCTCCACCATTCAGATAGTCCTTGGTTTCAGTGGTCTTTGGCGAAATGTTACAAG GTTTCTGAGTCCACTTTCTGCTGTTCCATTGGTGGCTCTTGCCGGTTTTGGACTCTACGAGCTTGGATTCCCTGGG GTTGCCAACTGTGTTGAGATCGGGTTACCACAACTCATCATTTTGGTTATCTTTTCTCAG TACTTGGTCCATTTCATACGTCCAGGAAAGAATATTTTTGATCGCTTTGCAGTGATATTCTCGGTCACAATTGTGTGGATATATGCACACCTGCTTACTGTGGGTGGGGCCTATAATGGAAAGCCACCGAAGACCCAAACGAGCTGCAGAACTGATCGTGCTGGACTTATTGCTGCTGCTCCATG GATTAGAGTTCCATATCCCTTTCAGTGGGGAGCGCCTTCGTTTGATGCTGGTGAAGTATTTGCAATGATGATGGCTGCATTTGTTGCCCTTGTAGAG TCCACTGGTGGATTCATTGCTGTGTCCAGATATGCAAGTGCAACCCCTTTGCCACCATCAATTCTTAGCCGTGGTGTAGGCTGGCAG GGTGTTGCAATCTTGTTGTCCGGTTTGTTTGGAACTGCAAATGGATCTTCTGTATCCAT TGAGAATGCTGGTCTATTAGCATTGACACGTGTTGGAAGCCGAAGAGTAGTGCAAATATCTGCTGGATTCATGCTTTTCTTTTCTGTACTCG GGAAATTTGGAGCTGTCTTTGCTTCAATACCGGCACCTATTGTCGCTGCCTTGTACTGTCTCTTCTTTGCATATGTTG GTTCGGCCGGTCTAAGCTTTCTTCAGTTCTGCAACCTCAACAGTTTCCGGACAAAATTTATCTTAGGCTTTTCTATTTTTCTGGGCTTGTCTATCCCCCAATATTTCAACGAGCACACCGCTATCGAAGGATTTGGACCCGTCAACACGACAGCCAGATGG TTCAACGACATGGTAAATGTCCCCTTCTCATCAAAAGCTTTCGTAGCTGGCATAGTCGCGTATTTCTTGGACAAGACGTTGCACAGAAAGGATGGTCAGATAAGGAAAGATCGAGGCAAACATTGGTGGGACAGGTTCCGGTCCTTTAAGACTGATAACAGAAGCGAGGAATTCTATTCACTACCTTTCAATCTCAACAAATATTTCCCTTCTGTGTAA
- the LOC142504508 gene encoding uncharacterized protein LOC142504508, producing MEAGGFSRQSVQPIDEASDTLFQKRRCCFFFYTNSSPSPDVGLAWWQKIRASEIPSGNSLWSRGVSLLKKIRELSEIVAGPRWKTFVRRFNRNRNRSGSGKHVNVQYDPLSYAMNFDEGPGQNVHFDDDGEDGYFSRNFSSRYAKGSMDFGKEGVTFV from the coding sequence ATGGAGGCTGGTGGGTTCTCGCGCCAAAGCGTGCAGCCAATCGACGAAGCATCGGATACTCTCTTCCAGAAGCGCCGCTGCTGTTTTTTCTTCTACACAAACTCCTCCCCATCCCCCGATGTTGGATTGGCGTGGTGGCAGAAGATACGGGCGTCCGAGATCCCTTCCGGAAACTCGCTTTGGTCCCGTGGAGTGAGCTTACTGAAGAAGATCCGAGAATTGTCGGAGATCGTGGCTGGTCCAAGGTGGAAGACCTTCGTACGCCGGTTCAATCGGAATAGGAATAGGAGCGGGAGCGGAAAGCACGTGAATGTACAGTACGACCCATTGAGTTACGCCATGAACTTCGACGAGGGGCCGGGGCAGAACGTTCATTTCGATGATGACGGAGAGGATGGGTACTTCTCGCGGAATTTCTCGTCTAGGTACGCCAAGGGTTCCATGGATTTCGGCAAGGAAGGGGTCACCTTCGTTTAA
- the LOC142556165 gene encoding putative inactive receptor kinase At2g26730: MDRPRVWQFFLLLSMASAETTEVREAMVQFMQKLSPQNIQREPNFGWNLSSDPCADKWKGVTCYVDSPRIKKIVLNEENLTGLFDAASLCVSRALLVLSLNSNNIVGMLPEEISACSLLTHVYLSGNNFAGDLPGSLSNLSDLKRFDVSRNGFYGVIPDMSRISGLLTFRAENNRLTGGIPQFDFSKIQDFNVSYNNLSGEIPDVKGRFNETSFLGNPGLCGKPTSNTCTQKKNTGKTLQDYLMYSGYAVIGLLIFCLIGFKLIMKCKSKQKDDVPTKDSQTGMVISPSSESKSIGGGNRSEFSITSVDSGKDSSLTVLHSPVSEGLKFEDLLRAPAILIGRGKHGSLYKVTLSEGVILAVKRIKGWDVSKDEFTKRMEAIDQVKHPNVLPVIAFYCSRKEKLLVYEFQEIGNLFKLLHAGPEKGEQFNWESRLDIAAKIADALAFMHERLQTVGIPHGNLKSSNILLNKEMEPLICEYGLAVINNQADSHLAQIERSDQDNDFPIVNERNNIFKADVYNFGVILLELLTGELVPDNGYDLAAWVDSAIREEWTKEVFEKSLVSEGANAERMVNLLQVALECISSSAETRPSMREVAHLVNSIEEYEEKSKSSDR, translated from the exons ATGGATCGACCTCGGGTGTGGCAGTTCTTTCTTCTCTTGTCGATGGCTTCTGCAGAAACAACGGAAGTAAGGGAAGCAATGGTGCAATTCATGCAAAAACTTTCTCCCCAAAACATTCAGAGAGAACCCAACTTTGGTTGGAATTTGAGCTCGGACCCTTGTGCAGATAAATGGAAAGGAGTAACCTGTTACGTTGATTCTCCAAGAATCAAGAAAATTGTACTCAATGAGGAAAACCTAACAGGTTTATTTGACGCAGCCTCTCTTTGTGTGAGTAGGGCTCTTCTCGTATTGAGCCTAAATTCGAACAACATTGTTGGGATGCTTCCAGAAGAGATATCAGCATGCAGTCTTTTAACACATGTTTACTTAAGTGGAAATAATTTCGCGGGCGATCTCCCAGGTTCCCTTTCCAATTTAAGTGATTTGAAGAGGTTTGATGTATCAAGAAATGGATTCTACGGAGTAATACCGGACATGTCAAGAATATCAGGTTTGCTGACTTTTCGAGCCGAAAATAACCGGCTAACTGGAGGTATACCTCAGTTTGATTTCTCCAAGATTCAAGATTTCAATGTCTCTTACAATAATCTCAGTGGCGAGATTCCTGATGTGAAGGGACGTTTCAATGAGACTAGCTTTTTAGGGAATCCAGGATTATGTGGAAAGCCTACGTCTAATACTTGCACCCAAAAAAAGAATACAGGGAAAACTTTGCAAGATTATCTGATGTACTCTGGATATGCTGTAATTGGATTGCTCATTTTTTGCCTAATTGGTTTCAAATTGATCATGAAATGCAAAAGTAAACAGAAAGATGATGTCCCCACAAAGGATTCCCAGACAGGCATGGTCATCAGCCCGTCGAGCGAGTCTAAAAGCATTGGTGGTGGAAACCGGTCTGAATTTTCTATAACATCTGTTGACAGTGGGAAGGATTCTTCCCTAACCGTACTACACAGTCCGGTGTCTGAAGGGTTGAAATTCGAGGATTTGTTACGTGCTCCGGCCATATTGATTGGAAGAGGCAAACATGGAAGTCTGTATAAAGTTACACTAAGTGAAGGAGTGATTCTTGCAGTGAAAAGGATCAAGGGTTGGGATGTTTCAAAGGACGAGTTCACGAAGAGAATGGAGGCGATAGATCAAGTGAAGCATCCAAATGTATTGCCTGTGATTGCGTTTTATTGTTCCAGAAAAGAAAAACTCCTGGTTTATGAGTTCCAAGAGATAGGCAACCTATTCAAGCTTCTTCATG CTGGACCCGAGAAAGGGGAACAGTTCAATTGGGAAAGCAGACTAGACATTGCAGCCAAAATTGCGGATGCGTTAGCTTTCATGCATGAGAGACTACAAACTGTTGGAATCCCTCATGGAAATCTAAAATCCTCCAACATCCTACTAAACAAAGAAATGGAACCTCTAATATGCGAGTATGGCTTGGCAGTGATCAACAATCAAGCTGATTCTCATCTGGCCCAAATCGAGAGATCTGATCAAGACAATGATTTCCCCATTGTAAATGAAAGAAACAACATCTTTAAGGCCGATGTGTACAACTTTGGAGTTATCCTCCTCGAGTTATTGACAGGGGAACTTGTTCCAGACAACGGGTATGATCTAGCTGCATGGGTTGATTCTGCTATTCGAGAAGAATGGACCAAAGAGGTTTTCGAAAAATCATTGGTTTCAGAAGGTGCAAATGCGGAGAGGATGGTGAATTTGCTGCAGGTGGCTTTGGAATGCATCAGTTCTTCAGCAGAAACGAGGCCGAGTATGAGGGAAGTTGCTCATCTGGTAAACTCGATAGAGGAATATGAAGAGAAATCTAAAAGTTCTGATCGCTAA